One part of the Thermoanaerobacterium sp. CMT5567-10 genome encodes these proteins:
- a CDS encoding glycoside hydrolase family 43 protein has protein sequence MKYKNPIIRGFNPDPSICRVGNDYYIVNSSFEFFPGIPVYHSKNLVNWQLLGYCLSRDSQLELSGAKASSGIYAPTIRYNNGIFYVTATNVYHGGNFIVYSKDPSGRWSEPIWVDQNGIDPSLFFDDDGTVYYSTTNNNKIMLSEINPLTGKRLSSIKQISEGSGGRYPEGPHIYKINEWYYLMLAEGGTEYGHMETIFRSKSPWGPYEVCPHNPILTHRNKGENPIQCVGHADLVEDQNRNWWLVCLGVRPIGNLLLHNLGRETFLAPVIWDKNGWPIAGNNGTIAIEMDGPLLSEALPDENIFYDDFENNKLDVHWNFIRNFNQARYDLSSKSSWLKISGGEETLSESKGSPAFIGRKQQHFNCTVTTKILFDPIGDNSEAGIAAYYNDSYHYEVFITKKNNDYYICLRKRIHDIEVITDCVKIEYEGKLQLRIRSDRKYYYFDYKLSEDEWKTVGKGMTAGLCTEGTYLMTFTGTYIGIYCINGEAYFDWFEYFGED, from the coding sequence ATGAAATATAAGAATCCAATAATTCGTGGATTTAACCCTGATCCTAGTATATGCAGAGTAGGCAATGATTATTATATAGTTAATTCTAGTTTTGAATTCTTTCCAGGTATACCGGTATACCATAGTAAGAATCTTGTTAATTGGCAATTATTAGGTTATTGCCTTTCAAGAGATTCACAGCTTGAGTTATCTGGAGCAAAAGCATCTAGTGGTATTTATGCACCTACTATCCGTTACAATAATGGCATTTTTTATGTAACGGCAACGAATGTATATCATGGAGGAAATTTTATTGTTTATTCAAAAGATCCAAGTGGGCGATGGTCTGAACCTATTTGGGTGGATCAAAATGGAATAGATCCATCATTATTTTTTGATGACGACGGGACGGTTTATTATAGTACAACTAATAACAATAAAATAATGCTTTCTGAAATAAATCCATTAACTGGTAAAAGGTTATCTTCTATAAAGCAAATAAGCGAAGGAAGTGGTGGGCGCTATCCCGAAGGACCACATATTTATAAGATAAATGAATGGTACTATTTAATGTTGGCTGAAGGAGGCACTGAATATGGGCATATGGAGACAATTTTTAGGAGCAAATCTCCATGGGGGCCATATGAGGTATGTCCGCATAATCCAATACTTACTCATAGAAATAAAGGAGAAAACCCGATACAATGTGTAGGTCATGCGGATTTGGTGGAAGATCAAAATAGAAATTGGTGGCTAGTATGTTTGGGTGTAAGACCTATTGGTAATTTATTATTGCATAATTTAGGTAGAGAAACTTTTCTCGCTCCTGTTATATGGGATAAAAATGGTTGGCCTATAGCAGGCAATAACGGTACTATCGCAATAGAAATGGATGGACCACTTCTAAGTGAGGCATTACCTGATGAAAATATCTTTTATGATGATTTTGAGAATAATAAGCTGGATGTACACTGGAATTTTATTCGTAATTTTAATCAAGCTAGATATGATTTGTCTTCAAAGAGTAGTTGGTTAAAGATTAGTGGTGGTGAAGAAACATTATCTGAAAGCAAAGGATCTCCTGCATTTATTGGGCGAAAACAACAGCATTTTAATTGTACAGTTACTACAAAAATTTTATTTGACCCTATAGGAGATAACTCGGAAGCCGGTATTGCTGCCTATTACAATGATAGCTATCATTATGAGGTTTTCATTACAAAGAAAAATAATGATTATTATATATGTCTTAGAAAAAGAATTCATGATATTGAAGTAATAACTGATTGTGTAAAAATAGAATATGAAGGAAAACTCCAACTTAGAATTCGCTCCGATAGAAAATACTATTATTTTGATTATAAGCTTTCTGAAGATGAATGGAAAACCGTTGGTAAGGGGATGACTGCGGGTTTATGCACAGAAGGAACTTATTTAATGACATTTACTGGTACATATATTGGAATCTACTGTATAAATGGTGAAGCTTATTTTGATTGGTTTGAATACTTCGGTGAAGATTGA